From Megalobrama amblycephala isolate DHTTF-2021 linkage group LG8, ASM1881202v1, whole genome shotgun sequence, the proteins below share one genomic window:
- the arf3b gene encoding ADP-ribosylation factor 3b, translating to MGNIFGNLLKSLIGKKEMRILMVGLDAAGKTTILYKLKLGEIVTTIPTIGFNVETVEYKNISFTVWDVGGQDKIRPLWRHYFQNTQGLIFVVDSNDRERVNEAREELMRMLAEDELRDAVLLVFANKQDLPNAMNAAEITDKLGLHSLRHRNWYIQATCATSGDGLYEGLDWLANQLKNKK from the exons ATGGGGAATATTTTTGGCAATCTGCTGAAGAGTCTAATAGGGAAGAAAGAGATGAGAATTCTGATGGTTGGATTAGATGCTGCTGGTAAAACCACCATCCTTTACAAACTGAAGCTGGGAGAGATCGTCACCACCATCCCAACCATTG gCTTTAATGTGGAGACAGTGGAGTACAAGAACATCAGCTTCACTGTGTGGGATGTGGGTGGTCAGGATAAAATCAGACCACTCTGGAGACACTACTTTCAAAATACACAGG GTCTTATCTTCGTGGTTGACAGCAATGATCGGGAGAGAGTGAACGAAGCGCGGGAGGAGTTAATGAGGATGCTCGCAGAAGACGAACTGCGTGATGCTGTTCTTCTTGTCTTTGCAAACAAACAG GATCTGCCAAATGCTATGAATGCAGCTGAGATCACAGATAAACTCGGCCTCCACTCGCTCCGCCACCGCAACTGGTATATACAAGCGACCTGTGCGACCAGCGGCGACGGTCTGTACGAAGGGCTCGACTGGCTTGCCAATCAGCTCAAGAATAAGAAGTGA